A genomic region of Mycobacterium senriense contains the following coding sequences:
- a CDS encoding acyl-CoA dehydrogenase family protein yields MNTDLPQDISDFAAVAAKRLTRLGGPPAALRAETDDAIRDAARAALNDVGAFDLDVRSAPDDLLAAAVLCQAAGATVLPYPLVEELLAIDGARLALVNPKAPRIDHGDLAGDWVAADLDGNRYRPQPGARTGAKLGPFLVPATLSAPEGTVPAADVNLHLVLGSWRILGAVQQSLRIVTEHVRARIQFGKPLADFQAVRFAVADAAVGVRGLHELAKYTICRPDSLPAQIHSADALILRLKAADTARQVMRSSHQLLGALGFCDESDVSVLDRHTQPLMRLPLGTEEFALRLMPCVTDGSFETLFSEPVSA; encoded by the coding sequence ATGAACACCGATCTACCCCAAGACATCAGCGACTTCGCCGCCGTCGCCGCCAAGCGACTGACCCGCTTGGGCGGACCGCCGGCCGCGCTGCGCGCCGAGACCGACGACGCCATCCGGGATGCCGCGCGCGCCGCTTTGAACGACGTCGGCGCATTCGACCTCGACGTCCGCTCGGCGCCGGATGACCTGCTGGCCGCGGCGGTGCTGTGTCAGGCCGCCGGCGCCACCGTGCTCCCCTACCCGCTGGTGGAGGAGCTGCTCGCGATCGACGGCGCGCGCCTGGCCCTGGTCAATCCGAAAGCCCCGCGCATCGATCACGGCGACCTGGCCGGTGACTGGGTCGCCGCGGACCTGGATGGCAACCGGTACCGGCCGCAGCCGGGCGCGCGTACCGGCGCCAAGCTGGGGCCGTTCCTGGTCCCGGCCACGTTGAGCGCGCCCGAGGGAACCGTGCCCGCCGCCGACGTTAATCTTCATCTCGTGCTGGGATCGTGGCGGATTCTGGGAGCGGTGCAGCAGTCGTTGCGGATTGTCACCGAGCACGTGCGCGCCCGGATTCAGTTCGGCAAGCCGCTCGCGGACTTTCAGGCGGTCAGATTCGCCGTCGCCGATGCGGCCGTCGGGGTCCGCGGACTGCACGAACTCGCGAAGTACACCATCTGCCGCCCGGATTCGCTTCCGGCGCAGATTCATTCGGCCGATGCCCTGATTCTGCGGCTCAAGGCCGCCGACACGGCACGACAGGTGATGCGCTCGTCCCACCAGTTGCTCGGAGCGCTGGGCTTCTGCGACGAGTCCGACGTCAGCGTGCTCGACCGGCACACCCAACCGCTGATGCGGCTGCCGCTGGGCACCGAGGAGTTCGCCTTGCGCCTGATGCCCTGCGTGACCGACGGGTCGTTCGAGACACTGTTCAGTGAGCCGGTATCGGCATGA
- a CDS encoding acyl-CoA dehydrogenase family protein gives MTTMDYDLGDDAGRLRGHLRELVANHIPADFLGACTENPQDLATTETFCKLLAAEGLLALAWPKEHGGGGGSVWQQTVLREEMWAQHEPRGPQYMGINWVGPALMRYGTAEQKAKHLAAIASGDVIWCQGFSEPEAGTDLVSLRTRAVADSDGWRITGQKVWTSYALMASWCVLAACTDPDAPKHKRLTLFLIPMDRAGFTVRPIPSMLGPHHLNEMFLDDVQAFPGDVLGEVGDGWRVMREALAFERVGIARYARCESLLERMRAQLGDDWDQLPETIRTRWVRALVDLRVARLLAYRAVSLQDDPAAGAAASAARIITTTCDQLVAELLFDVLGPTALDSGTSAALHGAIEDHWRYAQAATVASGTIEVQRMLVARDVLGEHR, from the coding sequence ATGACGACAATGGATTACGACCTCGGCGACGACGCCGGACGACTGCGCGGCCATCTGCGCGAGCTGGTTGCCAACCACATCCCCGCCGACTTTCTAGGTGCCTGCACCGAGAACCCGCAGGACCTCGCCACCACCGAGACGTTCTGCAAACTGCTGGCCGCCGAGGGGCTGCTGGCGCTGGCGTGGCCGAAAGAGCATGGCGGCGGCGGCGGTTCGGTCTGGCAGCAGACGGTGCTGCGCGAGGAGATGTGGGCCCAGCACGAGCCGCGCGGCCCGCAGTACATGGGGATCAACTGGGTCGGGCCCGCGCTGATGCGGTACGGGACGGCCGAACAGAAGGCCAAGCACCTGGCGGCCATCGCCTCGGGAGACGTGATCTGGTGCCAGGGCTTTTCCGAGCCGGAGGCAGGCACCGACCTGGTGTCGTTGCGTACCCGCGCCGTCGCCGACAGTGACGGATGGCGCATCACCGGCCAGAAGGTGTGGACGTCGTACGCGCTGATGGCATCCTGGTGCGTCCTGGCGGCGTGCACCGACCCCGATGCTCCAAAACATAAGCGGCTCACCCTGTTTCTGATCCCGATGGACCGGGCCGGCTTCACCGTCCGGCCGATCCCGTCGATGCTGGGACCGCACCACCTCAACGAGATGTTCCTCGACGACGTGCAGGCGTTCCCCGGTGATGTGCTCGGCGAGGTCGGCGACGGGTGGCGGGTGATGCGCGAAGCCCTGGCCTTCGAGCGGGTGGGCATCGCCCGCTACGCGCGCTGTGAATCGCTGCTCGAACGCATGCGCGCCCAGCTCGGCGACGACTGGGATCAGCTGCCCGAAACGATCCGCACCCGGTGGGTACGGGCGCTCGTCGACCTACGGGTCGCCCGGCTGCTGGCCTATCGCGCGGTCTCACTGCAGGACGACCCGGCGGCGGGAGCGGCCGCCAGTGCCGCGCGCATCATCACTACGACGTGCGACCAACTCGTCGCGGAGTTGCTGTTCGACGTGCTGGGCCCGACGGCGCTGGACAGCGGAACCTCCGCGGCACTGCACGGAGCCATCGAAGACCATTGGCGTTACGCGCAAGCGGCGACCGTGGCATCGGGCACCATCGAGGTGCAACGCATGCTGGTGGCACGAGACGTATTGGGAGAACACAGATGA
- a CDS encoding acyl-CoA dehydrogenase family protein, whose amino-acid sequence MSPVVEDFGAWLAEFLPDDYYANYRQYRWDLALRRDYQRACFEAGWIQPTWPREHGGRSLGLRDAMEVRIEAALRSAPKLPNIQGPGVAAPGIRQFGTAAQVERLLVPLLRGDEWWALGMSEPEAGSDFAGLRTRAVRDGDVFRVNGHKIWTTQAHLSRWCTLYARTDPEAPKHRGISCLILDLHSPGVRIEPIRMASISDETFCEVFLDDVEVPAENLLGPLNGGWNVALSSLHHERQMIWIMNWVEIKRGLASVREADAADSSQDVYAELGSLLADAEALRATGYRALGNELAGRPSPEADTMKLLGSLTLQRVWELSAAAAGPDSATDPDLLFERQDALAATIYGGTSEVQRNIIAERLLGLPKG is encoded by the coding sequence ATGAGCCCCGTGGTGGAGGATTTCGGCGCGTGGTTGGCGGAGTTTCTGCCCGACGACTACTACGCGAACTATCGGCAATACCGCTGGGATCTGGCATTGCGGCGCGATTACCAGCGGGCCTGTTTCGAAGCCGGATGGATACAGCCGACCTGGCCGCGCGAACACGGCGGCCGATCGCTGGGCCTACGCGACGCCATGGAGGTCCGGATCGAGGCGGCGCTGCGCTCAGCACCCAAGCTGCCCAACATTCAGGGTCCTGGCGTCGCCGCACCCGGCATCCGTCAGTTCGGCACGGCGGCCCAGGTCGAGCGTCTGCTCGTTCCGTTGCTGCGCGGCGACGAGTGGTGGGCGCTGGGCATGTCCGAACCCGAGGCCGGGTCGGATTTCGCCGGCCTGCGCACCCGCGCGGTGCGCGACGGCGACGTATTCCGGGTCAACGGCCACAAGATCTGGACCACCCAGGCGCACCTGTCGCGGTGGTGCACCCTGTACGCCCGCACCGATCCGGAAGCCCCGAAACACCGCGGCATCTCCTGCCTCATCCTCGATCTGCACTCCCCCGGGGTCAGGATCGAGCCCATCCGGATGGCGTCGATCTCCGACGAAACGTTCTGCGAGGTCTTCCTCGACGACGTCGAGGTGCCGGCCGAAAACCTGCTGGGTCCGCTCAACGGCGGCTGGAATGTCGCCCTGTCGTCGCTGCACCATGAGCGCCAGATGATCTGGATCATGAACTGGGTCGAGATCAAACGCGGGCTCGCCTCGGTGCGCGAGGCCGACGCCGCGGACTCGAGCCAGGACGTGTATGCCGAACTCGGTTCGCTACTGGCCGACGCCGAAGCGTTGCGGGCCACCGGATATCGCGCTCTGGGCAATGAGCTCGCGGGACGGCCCAGCCCGGAAGCCGACACCATGAAGCTGCTCGGATCGCTTACCTTGCAGCGTGTTTGGGAACTGAGTGCGGCCGCCGCAGGCCCGGATTCGGCCACCGATCCGGATCTACTGTTCGAACGCCAGGACGCGCTGGCCGCAACGATCTACGGCGGAACCTCGGAGGTTCAGCGCAACATCATCGCCGAGCGGCTGCTCGGGTTGCCGAAGGGATGA
- a CDS encoding acyl-CoA dehydrogenase family protein: MGVGLNSEQLSLRDTVRDILRTECPPDAARQAITDPERWRALWKTVVDLGWTELATPGAGDYGPVELAVVLEECGAAIAPIPLLGSVGLAAGLLRNTGLDSVLTDIAGGAVATLAVHAQGSRLPGAPMTLRQGRLRGRAVAVPNVSRAELVVTLARADDGDTVAAVARCGDGVTAVPTAESTDPAQPLAGVEIDAEPIAVAPVDLESAFVAPWVASAADLLGVASAALHRSVEYAKSRRQFGQPIGAFQGVKHALADNYVSVERARSLTYAAAARLADPTAPPAHLWTAAALAKAAANDAATGCARTAVQVHGALGQTWEHDAHLYVRRAWQGAAMLGDSRSVYYEVGRRFCGGAA; this comes from the coding sequence ATGGGCGTCGGGCTGAACTCGGAGCAGCTGTCGCTGCGCGACACCGTACGCGACATATTACGTACGGAGTGCCCACCCGACGCCGCACGTCAAGCGATCACCGATCCGGAGCGCTGGCGCGCCCTGTGGAAGACGGTCGTCGACCTCGGCTGGACCGAGCTGGCCACCCCCGGGGCCGGCGACTACGGACCGGTCGAGCTGGCCGTGGTCCTCGAGGAATGCGGTGCGGCCATCGCGCCAATTCCGTTGCTGGGCAGCGTCGGTCTGGCCGCCGGCCTGCTGCGCAACACCGGGCTCGACTCCGTGCTGACCGACATCGCCGGCGGCGCGGTGGCCACCCTGGCCGTCCACGCCCAGGGATCCCGACTGCCGGGGGCGCCGATGACATTGCGCCAGGGACGCCTGCGCGGCAGGGCCGTCGCCGTCCCCAACGTGTCGCGCGCCGAGCTCGTCGTCACCCTGGCCCGCGCCGACGACGGTGACACCGTGGCCGCCGTCGCCCGGTGCGGCGACGGGGTCACCGCGGTGCCGACGGCCGAATCCACCGATCCCGCTCAGCCGTTGGCAGGCGTCGAGATCGACGCGGAGCCCATCGCGGTTGCACCGGTCGACCTCGAATCGGCATTCGTGGCGCCCTGGGTGGCCTCGGCCGCCGACCTCCTCGGCGTGGCGAGCGCGGCGCTGCACCGCTCGGTCGAGTACGCGAAATCCCGACGCCAGTTCGGCCAGCCGATCGGCGCGTTCCAGGGCGTCAAGCACGCGCTGGCCGACAACTACGTCAGCGTCGAGCGTGCCCGCTCCCTGACCTATGCGGCGGCGGCCCGGCTCGCCGACCCAACCGCACCCCCGGCGCATCTGTGGACCGCCGCGGCGCTGGCCAAGGCGGCGGCCAACGACGCGGCGACCGGCTGTGCGCGGACCGCGGTCCAGGTGCACGGCGCCCTCGGGCAGACCTGGGAGCACGACGCCCACCTTTATGTGCGGCGCGCCTGGCAGGGCGCGGCCATGCTGGGCGACAGCCGGTCGGTGTATTACGAGGTGGGCCGCCGATTCTGCGGGGGTGCCGCGTGA
- a CDS encoding LLM class flavin-dependent oxidoreductase, producing MAEWYLFLPQVRLSVGDIADRAGHAEASGFDGIAFIDHLEAPGLPDESIWEAVGVATWVAAKTERLRIGHLVLCDAFRHPAVLAKQAVTLSEASEGRFELGLGAGSWPAEFARFDVGQQDPRARVEELGRHLELIRRYWGDDDDQSGPAPQAPRRSYPIPLVLGGSGPLMMELVRRYADWWNLPANQLDRLPKLAPAAGTARMSIQQMVGFVRSGADPDTVREVSTRRFGNLGSGLVCGDADELIGHFRGLAAQRVERFYVWFADFAAPDSLHEFGESVIKAFPAA from the coding sequence ATGGCCGAGTGGTATCTGTTCCTGCCGCAGGTCCGATTGTCGGTGGGCGACATCGCGGACCGGGCAGGTCACGCCGAGGCCAGCGGCTTCGACGGGATCGCCTTCATCGATCACCTCGAGGCGCCCGGGCTGCCCGACGAAAGCATCTGGGAGGCAGTGGGCGTTGCGACCTGGGTAGCGGCCAAGACCGAGCGGCTGCGGATCGGTCACCTGGTGCTGTGTGACGCATTTCGGCATCCTGCCGTGCTCGCGAAACAGGCCGTCACGTTGTCCGAGGCGTCCGAGGGCAGGTTCGAGTTGGGACTCGGGGCGGGATCGTGGCCCGCGGAGTTCGCGAGATTCGATGTCGGCCAACAAGATCCGCGGGCAAGGGTCGAAGAACTCGGTCGCCACCTGGAACTGATCAGGCGGTACTGGGGCGACGATGACGACCAATCCGGTCCGGCCCCGCAGGCTCCGCGCCGGTCCTACCCGATACCGCTGGTCCTGGGTGGAAGTGGGCCCCTGATGATGGAACTCGTTCGCAGATACGCGGATTGGTGGAATCTGCCGGCGAACCAGCTCGACAGGCTGCCGAAGCTCGCCCCGGCCGCGGGAACGGCCCGGATGTCGATTCAGCAGATGGTCGGTTTCGTGCGGTCGGGCGCCGACCCCGACACCGTGCGCGAGGTGAGCACCCGTCGGTTCGGCAACCTCGGGTCCGGGCTGGTCTGCGGCGACGCCGACGAGCTGATCGGGCACTTCCGCGGTCTGGCCGCCCAGCGGGTCGAGCGGTTCTACGTGTGGTTCGCCGACTTCGCGGCCCCCGATTCCCTGCACGAGTTCGGCGAATCGGTGATCAAGGCCTTCCCGGCGGCGTAG
- a CDS encoding SDR family oxidoreductase, with protein MRTALVTGGSGGIGKGCARKLVERGYDVVLSARREAPLRAAAEEIGARHIVADASDPSGFPAAISRLETIDLVVHAAGALGGTYARKQTFEQWQAIMSANLDSCFVVTSAVLPKMTAGSRLVFISSSAAHEPMPARTAYSASKAGMNAFARALALEVDRDGISVHIVTPGPVATEMLQDVPFEMYAIAVSDVAEAVAWLDTVDPSVDLPEIRLSAVERGPFARPPVVPTEARRRAQRG; from the coding sequence ATGCGAACCGCATTGGTCACCGGCGGCAGCGGCGGGATCGGAAAAGGGTGCGCGCGCAAGCTGGTTGAGCGTGGCTACGACGTGGTGCTCTCGGCGCGCCGCGAGGCCCCGCTACGCGCCGCCGCCGAGGAGATCGGCGCCCGTCACATCGTGGCCGACGCGTCCGACCCCAGCGGATTCCCCGCTGCGATAAGCAGATTGGAGACGATCGACCTGGTCGTTCACGCGGCCGGTGCCCTCGGGGGGACCTACGCGCGCAAGCAGACCTTCGAGCAGTGGCAGGCCATCATGTCGGCCAACCTGGATTCGTGCTTCGTGGTGACGTCCGCGGTGCTGCCGAAAATGACGGCGGGCTCGCGCCTGGTGTTCATCTCGTCGTCGGCGGCGCACGAGCCGATGCCCGCCCGCACCGCCTACTCCGCGTCCAAGGCCGGCATGAACGCGTTCGCGCGCGCCCTGGCGCTCGAAGTCGACCGCGACGGCATCAGCGTGCACATCGTCACGCCCGGGCCGGTGGCCACCGAAATGCTGCAGGACGTCCCGTTCGAGATGTACGCAATCGCAGTGTCCGACGTCGCCGAGGCGGTTGCCTGGCTGGACACCGTCGATCCGTCGGTCGATCTGCCGGAGATCCGGTTGTCCGCGGTGGAGCGCGGTCCCTTCGCGCGACCGCCGGTGGTGCCGACCGAGGCGCGGCGCCGCGCGCAACGAGGTTGA
- a CDS encoding FadR/GntR family transcriptional regulator, whose product MTALGIGPDARRRLSAPRIAEIVADELRRQIIDGELADGDLLPRQEVLVEQFNVSLVSLREALRILETEGLVSVRRGNRGGAVVHAPAKSSAAYMLGLLLQSEAVEAADLGMALQELEPACAALAARRPDRAETLIPELTRINEAMAENLDDGRLFTEIGREFHDQVVRGCGNHTIIAVVGSLETLWTSHERQWADESASRGTYPSLTQRRAALSTHVKLTETIAEGNVDRARRIAGRHLADTQTYVLSGQHDQRIYALSPQALSRPRDIRHP is encoded by the coding sequence ATGACCGCCTTGGGAATTGGCCCCGACGCCCGGCGCCGGTTGTCGGCGCCGCGGATCGCCGAAATCGTAGCCGACGAGTTGCGCCGTCAGATCATCGACGGCGAGCTCGCGGACGGTGATCTCTTGCCACGCCAAGAGGTGCTCGTCGAACAGTTCAACGTGAGTTTGGTCTCGCTGCGCGAGGCCTTGCGGATTCTGGAAACCGAGGGGCTGGTTTCGGTGCGGCGGGGCAACCGTGGTGGCGCCGTCGTGCACGCCCCGGCAAAGTCCAGCGCCGCCTACATGCTCGGCTTGCTGCTGCAGAGCGAGGCCGTCGAGGCCGCCGATCTCGGCATGGCGTTGCAGGAACTCGAGCCCGCCTGCGCCGCGTTGGCCGCCCGCCGGCCCGACCGGGCGGAGACGCTGATACCGGAGCTCACCCGAATCAACGAGGCGATGGCCGAAAACCTGGACGACGGACGGCTTTTCACAGAGATCGGGCGCGAATTCCACGATCAGGTCGTCCGCGGCTGCGGCAATCACACGATCATTGCGGTGGTGGGCAGCCTGGAGACGCTGTGGACCAGTCACGAACGACAGTGGGCCGACGAGAGCGCATCCCGTGGCACCTACCCCTCACTCACTCAGCGCCGCGCAGCGCTCAGCACACACGTCAAGCTGACCGAGACGATCGCCGAGGGCAACGTCGACCGGGCGCGTCGCATCGCGGGTCGCCATCTGGCCGACACGCAGACCTATGTCCTCTCCGGCCAGCACGACCAACGCATCTATGCGCTCTCCCCGCAGGCGTTGTCGCGGCCGCGGGATATCCGGCACCCCTGA
- a CDS encoding CaiB/BaiF CoA-transferase family protein has product MQLSERSESRPTPLHDLRVVEISDRIAGSYCGKLLRDAGAQVHKIEPPQGDWLRRYTATGSSLAQERSAPLFSYLNAGKRSMTFAPDSQRYRDELAGADVVVVTAGRARAAALGIDPQQLLEHSPRAIIVSISDFGWTGPYADRAATEFTLQAWAGSPGFRGDPAGPPISIGGELGEYMGGVFAAFGALALRRRVEQGGAGEHLDLSMLEALTTMQSSEWLHSQLLHVPPIRRTTEVPSIEPAKDGYVGITMVTGQQWLDFAAMVGCPQLEEIEQLRFQIGRWQYRDLIREQIRPWLAERTVAEIVELGQLFRLPIAALGNGSTIRELEYVREREVFTRNPAGFDQPRPPWLMSVCAPAAVGDTPHCGEADNESPWRRVESAAEPELDGLPLAGVRIVDLTAFWAGPAATHLLAAFGADVVKIESIQRPDGIRYSGGMRTDVDDWWEYGWVFHAMNTNKRSVTLDLGSEHGRRLFTELVAGADVVIENFSPRVMEQFGLTDDVLREVNPKLVFARMPAFGVEGPWRERVGFAPTMEQIAGLAWVTGLPDAPPVTPRGACDPLAGVHAAFAVLAALNFAERTGTGQLVELPMLETVLNATAIQAIESEVFGVTLSRRGNRGHSAAIQNIYRCAGSDDWIAITVRDDAQWRALVDVMDRPAWCGDDEFSTVAGRHGRGDDIDGRLADWFAGQPLDLTVERLAGAGVPAAPVVSPSLVTDNPQLRERGFFESLHHASTGLGLYPCPPFARLAGQDQWLLRPPPRLGEHNEEILRDRCGLTDEELTRLATGGVIGTRPKGL; this is encoded by the coding sequence GTGCAATTGAGCGAGCGGTCCGAAAGCCGGCCGACACCGCTACACGACTTGCGTGTCGTCGAGATCAGTGACCGGATAGCGGGCAGCTACTGCGGGAAGCTGCTCCGCGACGCCGGCGCGCAGGTGCATAAAATCGAACCGCCGCAAGGGGATTGGTTGCGGCGCTATACCGCAACCGGTTCCTCGCTTGCCCAGGAACGCAGCGCGCCGCTTTTCAGTTACCTCAACGCGGGCAAGCGCAGCATGACTTTCGCCCCCGACTCGCAGCGCTACCGCGACGAACTGGCCGGCGCCGACGTCGTCGTCGTGACGGCAGGGCGGGCGCGCGCCGCGGCGCTGGGCATCGACCCACAACAGTTGCTGGAACACTCGCCGCGGGCGATCATCGTCAGCATCTCCGACTTCGGCTGGACCGGACCCTACGCGGACCGGGCCGCCACCGAATTCACCCTGCAGGCGTGGGCGGGCTCGCCCGGCTTCCGCGGCGATCCGGCCGGGCCGCCGATCTCCATCGGCGGCGAACTTGGGGAGTACATGGGCGGCGTGTTCGCCGCGTTCGGCGCCCTGGCGCTGCGCCGTCGTGTCGAGCAGGGCGGCGCCGGCGAGCACCTGGACCTGTCCATGCTGGAGGCGTTGACCACGATGCAGAGCAGCGAATGGCTGCACTCGCAGCTGCTGCACGTCCCACCGATCCGGCGCACCACCGAGGTCCCGTCGATCGAACCCGCCAAGGACGGCTACGTCGGGATCACCATGGTCACCGGTCAGCAGTGGCTCGACTTCGCCGCGATGGTCGGATGCCCGCAACTGGAGGAGATCGAACAACTGCGGTTTCAGATCGGCCGGTGGCAATATCGCGACTTGATCCGCGAGCAGATCCGTCCGTGGCTGGCCGAGCGCACCGTCGCCGAAATCGTCGAACTCGGACAACTGTTCCGGCTGCCGATCGCCGCGCTGGGCAACGGCTCCACCATCCGGGAGCTGGAATACGTGCGCGAGCGAGAGGTCTTCACCCGCAACCCAGCCGGGTTCGATCAGCCCCGGCCGCCCTGGCTGATGTCGGTGTGTGCGCCCGCAGCCGTGGGTGACACACCCCATTGTGGTGAGGCTGACAACGAGTCCCCTTGGCGCCGTGTGGAATCCGCCGCCGAGCCGGAACTGGACGGGCTGCCGTTGGCCGGTGTCCGCATCGTCGACCTCACCGCGTTCTGGGCTGGGCCGGCCGCGACCCATCTGCTGGCCGCCTTCGGCGCCGACGTCGTCAAGATCGAGTCGATCCAGCGTCCCGATGGCATCCGATACTCGGGCGGGATGCGCACCGACGTGGACGACTGGTGGGAGTACGGCTGGGTGTTCCACGCGATGAACACCAACAAGCGTTCGGTCACACTGGATTTGGGCTCCGAGCACGGCCGCCGTCTGTTCACCGAGTTGGTCGCCGGCGCCGACGTCGTGATCGAGAACTTCTCGCCGCGGGTGATGGAGCAATTCGGGCTCACCGACGACGTGCTGCGCGAGGTCAACCCGAAACTGGTGTTCGCCCGGATGCCCGCGTTCGGTGTCGAGGGGCCATGGCGGGAACGCGTCGGCTTCGCTCCCACCATGGAACAGATCGCCGGCCTGGCCTGGGTGACCGGCCTGCCCGACGCGCCGCCGGTGACACCGCGCGGGGCCTGCGATCCGCTGGCCGGTGTGCACGCCGCGTTCGCCGTACTGGCCGCGCTGAACTTCGCCGAACGCACCGGAACGGGCCAGCTGGTCGAACTGCCGATGCTCGAAACCGTGCTCAACGCCACCGCGATTCAGGCGATCGAGTCCGAGGTCTTCGGGGTGACGCTGAGCCGTCGCGGCAACCGCGGTCACAGCGCGGCGATCCAGAACATCTACCGCTGCGCCGGGTCCGACGACTGGATCGCGATCACCGTTCGCGACGACGCGCAGTGGCGGGCGCTGGTGGACGTGATGGATCGACCGGCGTGGTGCGGCGATGACGAATTCTCCACCGTCGCCGGGCGGCACGGTCGAGGCGACGACATCGATGGACGGCTGGCGGACTGGTTCGCCGGGCAGCCACTTGATCTGACCGTGGAGCGGTTGGCTGGCGCGGGCGTTCCCGCGGCCCCGGTGGTGTCACCGTCGCTGGTCACCGACAATCCGCAACTGCGCGAGCGCGGCTTTTTCGAGTCATTGCACCATGCGAGTACCGGCCTCGGCCTGTACCCCTGCCCGCCGTTCGCTCGGCTCGCCGGTCAGGACCAGTGGCTGCTGCGGCCGCCGCCCAGGCTGGGCGAGCACAATGAAGAGATCCTGCGCGATCGGTGCGGGCTGA